From Pararhodobacter zhoushanensis, the proteins below share one genomic window:
- a CDS encoding winged helix DNA-binding protein, whose product MTHPLGPVVSSAHLAGDAPALSELEFALTMANHAFQRWIVRCMGAAGAQLSPMEVLILHQVAHRDRAKTLADLCLVLNIEDTHLANYAIRKLTAQGLVSTERKGKEKAVRVTPEGAALCQRYAEIRASLLNPGALQTEAMSELAALLRTLSGSYDQAARAAAAL is encoded by the coding sequence ATGACTCATCCCCTCGGCCCCGTTGTCAGCTCGGCCCATCTGGCCGGTGATGCCCCCGCGCTCAGCGAACTGGAGTTCGCGCTGACCATGGCCAACCACGCCTTCCAGCGCTGGATCGTGCGCTGCATGGGCGCGGCGGGCGCGCAGCTGTCGCCGATGGAAGTGCTGATCCTGCATCAGGTTGCCCACCGCGACCGCGCCAAGACGCTGGCCGATCTGTGCCTTGTGCTCAACATCGAAGACACGCATCTGGCCAATTACGCGATCCGCAAACTGACCGCGCAGGGGCTGGTCAGCACCGAGCGCAAGGGCAAGGAAAAGGCCGTCCGCGTCACACCTGAAGGCGCGGCGCTCTGCCAGCGCTACGCCGAGATCCGCGCTTCACTGCTCAACCCCGGCGCCCTGCAGACCGAGGCGATGAGCGAACTCGCCGCGCTTCTGCGCACCCTCTCGGGCAGCTACGATCAGGCCGCCCGCGCCGCCGCCGCGCTGTAA
- a CDS encoding YbaN family protein, whose protein sequence is MLRLFWMIAGGLSLAVGVAGIVLPLVPTTPLLLLAAYCFARSSPRLEAWLLDHPRLGPPIHHWRAEGAISSRAKTLAMVAIGAAFALSVFLQLPVKLLVIQGVTLGAVIVFILTRPTPRLSTHHTSDAKP, encoded by the coding sequence ATGCTGCGGCTATTCTGGATGATCGCGGGCGGGTTGTCGCTCGCCGTGGGCGTGGCGGGGATCGTGTTGCCGCTGGTGCCGACAACACCCCTGCTCTTGCTGGCCGCCTATTGCTTTGCCCGCTCCAGCCCCCGGCTCGAGGCGTGGCTGCTCGACCATCCCCGCCTTGGCCCCCCGATCCACCACTGGCGGGCCGAGGGCGCGATCTCGTCACGCGCCAAGACCCTCGCCATGGTCGCCATCGGCGCGGCCTTCGCGCTCAGCGTGTTCCTGCAACTGCCGGTCAAACTGCTGGTCATTCAGGGCGTGACGCTGGGCGCGGTGATCGTGTTCATCCTCACCCGCCCCACGCCGCGCCTGTCCACACATCACACCTCAGACGCTAAACCTTGA
- a CDS encoding TRAP transporter large permease, with the protein MSGQEWMLIVLFVALFGGILSGIPAMLAIAGVPFVLAVIAGQFDLFNLAFLSNYPSRVQGVMSNTLLMAVPLFVLMGVFLERANLAENMLRVLARLLGGSPLGMALSVLAFSTIIAASTGIIGATIVMLVMIALTPMLESGVPKRQAAGLICASGTLGQIIPPSILLVLLGDQIGNTYLEAQQRAGNFAPQPVSVADLFAGSMLPGLLLVGLYALWLLITLRPGRTKRVGVNERVSGSEILYTFLPPVLLILAVLGSILGGIATATEAAGLGAVGAGLMAAFAISKHSWERALIAIAGLSAFALVALKVAGFGRADLNTLAGMAGVFAALLIALGVVVALWRLMAGRLVHGAMVETIKISGMVFGIVIAASMLSLVFRGFGGERAVEHLMREFPGGEMGALLAVMVIVFFLGFILEAVEIIYIVVPLLGPAVLAGDISPVWFAVMMAMNLQTSFLTPPFGFALFYFRSVAPPGITTIDIYRGVVPFVLIQILALALVFFFPQIATWLPTLMFN; encoded by the coding sequence ATGAGCGGTCAGGAATGGATGCTGATCGTTCTGTTTGTCGCGCTGTTTGGTGGCATTCTGTCGGGCATTCCCGCCATGCTGGCCATCGCCGGGGTGCCCTTTGTGCTGGCGGTGATCGCGGGACAGTTCGACCTGTTCAACCTTGCCTTCCTGTCCAACTATCCCTCGCGTGTTCAGGGGGTTATGTCGAATACCCTGCTCATGGCCGTGCCGCTGTTCGTGCTGATGGGCGTGTTTCTGGAACGCGCCAATCTGGCCGAGAACATGCTGCGCGTCCTCGCCCGGCTGCTGGGCGGCTCGCCGCTGGGCATGGCGCTGTCGGTGCTGGCGTTCTCAACGATCATCGCCGCCTCGACCGGGATCATCGGGGCCACGATCGTCATGCTGGTGATGATCGCCCTGACGCCGATGCTGGAATCCGGGGTGCCCAAACGGCAGGCCGCCGGGCTGATCTGCGCTTCGGGCACGCTGGGGCAGATCATCCCGCCGTCGATCCTGCTGGTCCTCTTGGGCGACCAGATCGGCAACACCTATCTTGAGGCGCAACAGCGCGCCGGAAACTTTGCGCCGCAGCCGGTCTCTGTCGCCGATCTTTTCGCAGGCTCCATGCTGCCGGGCCTGCTGCTTGTCGGTCTTTACGCCCTGTGGCTGCTGATCACCCTGCGCCCCGGCCGCACCAAGCGGGTCGGCGTCAACGAACGCGTCTCGGGCAGCGAGATCCTCTATACCTTCCTGCCCCCCGTTCTGCTGATCCTCGCCGTCCTTGGCTCAATCCTGGGCGGTATCGCCACCGCGACCGAGGCCGCCGGTCTGGGCGCTGTCGGCGCAGGCTTGATGGCCGCCTTCGCGATCAGCAAACACAGCTGGGAACGCGCGCTGATTGCTATCGCGGGCCTGTCCGCCTTTGCCCTCGTCGCGCTCAAGGTCGCAGGCTTTGGCCGCGCCGACCTGAACACGCTGGCGGGTATGGCGGGCGTTTTCGCCGCTCTGCTCATCGCGCTGGGTGTCGTTGTCGCGCTCTGGCGGCTGATGGCCGGACGGCTGGTCCACGGCGCGATGGTCGAGACGATCAAGATCTCCGGCATGGTCTTTGGCATCGTCATCGCCGCCTCGATGCTGTCGCTGGTGTTCCGCGGCTTTGGCGGCGAGCGCGCGGTCGAGCACCTGATGCGCGAATTTCCGGGCGGCGAAATGGGCGCGCTGCTGGCGGTGATGGTGATCGTGTTTTTCCTTGGCTTCATCCTCGAGGCCGTGGAAATCATCTACATCGTCGTGCCGCTGCTCGGCCCCGCCGTGCTGGCCGGTGATATCTCGCCGGTCTGGTTCGCGGTGATGATGGCGATGAACCTGCAGACCAGCTTCCTGACCCCGCCCTTCGGCTTTGCGCTGTTCTATTTCCGATCCGTCGCGCCGCCGGGCATCACGACGATAGACATCTATCGTGGCGTGGTGCCATTTGTACTGATCCAGATCCTGGCACTGGCGCTGGTGTTCTTCTTCCCCCAGATCGCCACCTGGCTGCCCACCCTGATGTTTAACTAG
- a CDS encoding TRAP transporter small permease subunit has protein sequence MIKAFLALARLLDRLTLWLCMAAGGTLVGMVLINVVLRYGFGSGSIKMQDLASYSFAVFLILAVPLCHARGGHVRVEVLAERMPARYLPTADAVAWAFFLTPIFGLIIWAGWGDIAFSWQIAEGSTTPGALAACIW, from the coding sequence GTGATCAAAGCGTTTCTTGCGCTGGCGCGCCTGCTTGACCGGCTCACGCTATGGCTGTGCATGGCGGCGGGCGGGACGCTGGTCGGCATGGTGCTGATCAACGTCGTGTTGCGCTACGGCTTTGGCTCCGGCTCGATCAAGATGCAGGATCTGGCCAGCTATTCTTTCGCCGTTTTCCTCATCCTCGCCGTGCCGCTCTGCCACGCGCGCGGCGGCCATGTCCGGGTCGAGGTGCTGGCCGAACGCATGCCCGCCCGCTACCTGCCGACCGCCGATGCGGTGGCCTGGGCGTTCTTCCTGACGCCGATATTCGGCCTGATCATCTGGGCGGGCTGGGGCGATATCGCCTTTTCGTGGCAGATCGCTGAGGGGTCGACCACGCCGGGGGCCTTGGCGGCATGTATCTGGTGA
- a CDS encoding phospholipase D-like domain-containing protein: MGDPMSVWLTLTLHYTLQLGVLLRALTRPDREPASRLAWMLVILGVPVAGALLYLMLGEVSPGRRRSALMQKVRKALPVTVPGVDAPATLPAEARGAFARGAVVNGFAPVPGNTARLLGDSDAAIDAMVADIDAARSSVHVLVYIWLDDANGGKLMAALARAAQRGVVCRVMVDGLGSRRLLRCERFRAMQAAGVKTGVAFSTRWAAARLLLGRIDIRNHRKLFVIDGQIAYVGSQNCADPAFAIKAAYGPWVDIMLRFEGPVVWQTQALFAADWMGQGGDDMAALLAAPAPPVAGGFPALVFGSGPDLSVNAVPDVVGLLLAAAQDEVVISTPYFVPTQGLQEQLRATALRGVRVVLILPARNDLAHGGLGEPRGLCVADRRGRGHSRIHAGAVARQDADGGWRAGPDRLGQSGPPQFRAELRELAAAGGRRGDRRDPRAPAGLSCAERGRARGCGCALVIGLAAAVQQCGDDQSGLVRPATEKPGVAVEQGTAGSVFQPFTNA; the protein is encoded by the coding sequence ATGGGCGACCCGATGAGTGTCTGGCTGACACTGACGCTGCATTATACGCTGCAGCTGGGTGTCTTGCTGCGCGCACTGACCCGGCCCGACCGCGAGCCTGCCTCGCGGTTGGCGTGGATGCTGGTCATTCTGGGCGTCCCGGTGGCTGGGGCGCTGCTGTATCTGATGCTGGGCGAAGTCTCGCCGGGGCGTCGCCGTTCGGCCCTGATGCAGAAGGTCCGCAAGGCTTTGCCGGTGACGGTGCCGGGCGTTGACGCGCCAGCGACGCTGCCCGCCGAGGCGCGCGGCGCCTTCGCGCGGGGTGCGGTGGTCAACGGATTCGCCCCGGTGCCGGGGAATACCGCGCGCCTGCTGGGCGATTCCGATGCGGCGATTGACGCGATGGTCGCCGATATCGATGCCGCACGGTCCAGCGTGCATGTGCTGGTCTACATCTGGCTCGACGATGCCAACGGCGGCAAGCTGATGGCGGCGCTGGCGCGTGCCGCGCAGCGCGGGGTGGTGTGCCGGGTGATGGTCGACGGTCTGGGCTCGCGCCGGCTGCTCCGCTGCGAGAGGTTCCGCGCGATGCAGGCGGCAGGCGTGAAGACGGGCGTGGCGTTCAGCACGCGCTGGGCGGCGGCGCGGCTGTTGCTGGGCCGGATCGACATCCGCAATCACCGCAAGCTCTTCGTCATCGACGGGCAGATCGCCTATGTCGGCAGCCAGAACTGCGCCGATCCCGCCTTTGCCATCAAGGCGGCCTATGGGCCTTGGGTCGACATCATGCTGCGGTTCGAGGGACCGGTGGTCTGGCAGACACAGGCGCTGTTTGCCGCCGACTGGATGGGGCAGGGCGGCGATGACATGGCCGCCCTGCTGGCCGCGCCCGCGCCCCCGGTCGCGGGCGGATTTCCGGCGCTGGTGTTCGGGTCGGGCCCGGATCTGTCGGTCAATGCGGTGCCCGATGTGGTCGGGCTGCTGCTGGCGGCGGCGCAGGACGAGGTGGTGATCTCGACGCCCTATTTCGTGCCGACCCAAGGCTTGCAGGAGCAGTTGCGGGCGACGGCGCTGCGTGGCGTCAGGGTGGTGCTGATCCTGCCTGCGCGTAACGATCTCGCGCATGGTGGGCTGGGCGAGCCGCGCGGCCTATGCGTCGCTGATCGGCGCGGGCGTGGACATTCACGAATTCACGCCGGGGCTGTTGCACGCCAAGACGCTGACGGTGGATGGCGGGCTGGCCCTGATCGGCTCGGCCAATCTGGACCGCCGCAGTTTCGAGCTGAACTTCGAGAACTCGCTGCTGCTGGCGGACGCAGGGGTGACCGCCGGGATCCGCGCGCGCCAGCAGGCCTATCTTGCGCAGAGCGTGGCCGTGCGCGCGGATGTGGTTGCGCGCTGGTCATTGGGCTGGCGGCTGCTGTACAACAGTGCGGCGACGATCAGTCCGGTCTTGTAAGACCAGCGACGGAAAAACCGGGCGTGGCCGTTGAACAGGGCACAGCAGGCAGCGTGTTTCAGCCGTTCACGAACGCTTAA
- a CDS encoding DUF6476 family protein: protein MSSDDDIPPLPADLRFLKLLVTTLAGVMIVGLVTITGLLVTRLSTPAPLPVLPETISLPDGATAAAVTFARDWLVVVTEGGEVLLYGAQGGAPVSITPLP, encoded by the coding sequence ATGTCTTCTGATGACGACATTCCACCGCTCCCCGCAGACCTGCGTTTTCTGAAATTGCTGGTCACCACGCTCGCGGGCGTGATGATCGTCGGGCTTGTAACCATCACCGGCCTGCTTGTCACGCGGCTGTCCACACCCGCGCCGCTGCCCGTGCTGCCCGAGACGATCAGCCTGCCCGACGGCGCGACTGCCGCCGCCGTCACCTTCGCCCGCGACTGGCTGGTTGTGGTGACCGAGGGCGGCGAGGTGCTGCTTTACGGCGCGCAAGGGGGCGCGCCGGTCAGCATCACGCCCTTGCCCTGA
- a CDS encoding hydantoinase B/oxoprolinase family protein: MSVWDFWIDRGGTFTDVVGRDPDGVLKPLKLLSENPGAYEDAAIEGIRRLLGGTIDPARIGTVKMGTTVATNALLERKGDRVALMITRGFRDALKIAYQARPDIFAKEIILPEQLYARVVEVDERLRADGAVEIPLDMDGVEAALRALKADGFDALAIVTLHSWKAPEHEAAIAAKARAMGFAQVSVSHEVSPLIKLVGRGDTTVVDAYLSPILRRYVARVAGALGATPAGEPGPVLQFMMSSGGMTAAEAFQGKDAILSGPAGGVVGMVQTARLAGHDKVIGFDMGGTSTDVAHCAGAYERAFDTEVAGVRIRAPMMRIHTVAAGGGSILHAEPGRFRVGPDSAGADPGPACYRRGGPLTVTDANVMLGKLNPDFFPPIFGPGQDEPLDRLVVVEKFAEIAEREGKSAEEVAEGFLKIAVENMANAVKKISVQRGYDVTRYLLNSFGGAGGQHACLVADALGMERVLIHPLSGLLSAYGIGLAKVAVSRQQALLEPLGEGSRGAIEGLIEALRAQVGAEMVTQGVPEDAIAWRPVLMLRYAGTDTALPVAFDGDLAAAQAEFEAIHKAQFGFVQHGREITVEAIDLQAEDGRAQGGEEAAQEAVESKPEAGATVEMFSGGAAHSAGVFRRADLSRGSVITGPALIIEDNQTVVVEPGWRAQITARDHIEMHRYRAAERAQVAGSAQADPILLEVFNNLFMNIAEQMGLALQNTAHSVNIKERLDFSCAVFDATGALVANAPHMPVHLGSMDRSVESIIRQNPVIKPGQVFALNAPYNGGTHLPDITVVTPVFDDAGETVLFWSASRGHHADVGGTAPGSMTPLATTVDEEGVLIDNFLMVDENGFREEALRDLLLDHPYPVRNVGQNIADLKAQVAANERGATELRRMVSDFGLDVVQAYMQHVQDNAAEEVRRLLGRLSDCRYEYQTDTGQVIKVAITVDREKRQATVDFTGTSDAWENNFNAPEPVTRAAVLYVFRVMVEAPIPMNAGCLRPITIIVPEGCMLAPKYPRAVVAGNVETSQHVTNALFGALGAMANSQGTMNNLTFGNETYQYYETICSGSPAGVMNDGRGYDGTSGVHVHMTNSRLTDPEVLELRFPVLLEEFGLRDGSGGTGRWSAGEGTTRTIRFLERMDCAILSSHRSRAPKGLAGGGDGQPGRTVVRRANGTREILPACAQTVLEAGEAVTVVTPTSGGYGS, translated from the coding sequence ATGAGCGTTTGGGATTTCTGGATCGACCGGGGCGGCACGTTTACCGATGTGGTCGGGCGTGACCCGGACGGCGTGCTCAAGCCGCTGAAACTGCTGTCGGAAAACCCCGGTGCCTATGAGGATGCCGCGATCGAGGGGATCCGCCGCTTGCTGGGGGGAACGATTGATCCCGCGCGCATCGGCACGGTGAAGATGGGCACGACGGTCGCGACCAATGCGCTTTTGGAGCGCAAGGGCGACCGCGTGGCGCTCATGATCACGCGCGGATTCCGCGATGCGCTGAAGATCGCCTATCAGGCGCGGCCCGATATTTTCGCCAAGGAAATCATCCTGCCCGAGCAGCTTTATGCCCGCGTGGTCGAGGTGGACGAGCGGCTGCGCGCGGATGGCGCGGTCGAGATCCCGCTGGATATGGACGGGGTCGAGGCGGCGCTGCGCGCGTTGAAGGCCGACGGCTTTGACGCGCTGGCCATCGTCACCCTACACAGCTGGAAAGCGCCTGAGCATGAGGCGGCGATTGCCGCCAAGGCGCGCGCGATGGGCTTTGCGCAGGTCTCGGTCAGCCATGAGGTCAGCCCGCTGATCAAGCTGGTCGGGCGCGGCGATACCACGGTGGTGGACGCGTATCTCAGCCCGATCCTGCGGCGCTATGTGGCGCGGGTGGCGGGCGCGCTGGGGGCGACCCCGGCGGGCGAGCCGGGGCCGGTGTTGCAGTTCATGATGTCCTCGGGCGGGATGACCGCGGCCGAGGCGTTTCAGGGCAAGGACGCGATCCTGTCGGGGCCGGCGGGCGGTGTGGTCGGCATGGTGCAGACGGCGCGGCTGGCGGGCCATGACAAGGTGATCGGCTTCGACATGGGCGGGACCAGCACGGATGTGGCCCATTGCGCCGGGGCCTATGAGCGGGCGTTCGACACCGAGGTGGCGGGCGTGCGCATCCGCGCGCCGATGATGCGCATTCATACGGTGGCGGCGGGTGGCGGCTCGATCCTGCACGCCGAGCCGGGGCGGTTCCGCGTGGGGCCGGACAGCGCCGGGGCCGATCCGGGGCCCGCGTGCTACCGGCGCGGCGGGCCGCTGACGGTGACCGATGCGAATGTGATGCTGGGCAAGCTGAACCCTGATTTCTTTCCGCCGATCTTTGGGCCGGGGCAGGATGAGCCGCTGGACCGTTTGGTCGTGGTGGAAAAATTCGCCGAGATTGCGGAACGGGAGGGCAAGAGCGCCGAGGAGGTGGCCGAGGGTTTCCTCAAGATCGCCGTGGAGAACATGGCGAACGCGGTCAAGAAGATCAGTGTGCAGCGTGGGTATGACGTGACGCGCTATCTGCTGAACTCGTTCGGCGGGGCCGGGGGGCAGCACGCCTGTCTGGTGGCGGATGCGCTGGGCATGGAGCGGGTGCTGATCCATCCGCTGTCGGGGCTGTTGTCGGCTTACGGGATCGGCCTGGCCAAGGTGGCGGTGAGCCGTCAGCAGGCGTTGCTGGAGCCGCTGGGCGAGGGGTCGCGCGGCGCGATCGAGGGGCTGATCGAAGCCCTGCGCGCGCAGGTCGGGGCCGAGATGGTGACGCAGGGCGTGCCCGAAGACGCGATTGCGTGGCGGCCGGTGCTGATGCTGCGCTATGCGGGCACGGACACGGCGCTGCCGGTGGCGTTCGACGGCGATCTTGCCGCGGCGCAGGCCGAGTTCGAGGCGATCCACAAAGCGCAGTTCGGTTTCGTCCAGCACGGGCGTGAGATCACCGTGGAAGCGATTGATCTGCAAGCCGAAGACGGGCGCGCGCAGGGTGGCGAGGAAGCGGCGCAGGAGGCGGTCGAAAGCAAGCCCGAGGCGGGTGCTACGGTCGAGATGTTCTCGGGCGGTGCCGCGCATTCGGCGGGGGTGTTCCGGCGGGCTGATCTGAGCCGTGGTTCTGTGATCACAGGGCCTGCGCTGATCATCGAGGATAACCAGACGGTGGTGGTTGAACCCGGCTGGCGGGCGCAGATCACCGCGCGTGATCACATCGAGATGCACCGCTACCGTGCCGCCGAGCGCGCGCAGGTGGCGGGCTCGGCGCAGGCTGATCCGATCTTGCTGGAGGTGTTCAACAACCTGTTCATGAACATTGCCGAACAGATGGGTCTGGCGCTGCAGAACACCGCCCATTCCGTCAACATCAAGGAACGGCTTGATTTTTCCTGCGCAGTCTTCGATGCGACCGGCGCGCTGGTGGCCAATGCGCCGCATATGCCGGTGCATCTGGGGTCGATGGATCGCTCGGTCGAATCGATCATCCGGCAGAATCCGGTGATCAAACCGGGGCAGGTCTTCGCGCTGAACGCGCCTTATAATGGCGGGACCCATTTGCCTGACATTACCGTGGTCACGCCGGTGTTTGATGACGCGGGCGAAACGGTGCTGTTCTGGTCGGCCTCACGCGGGCATCACGCCGATGTCGGCGGCACCGCGCCGGGGTCGATGACGCCGCTGGCCACCACGGTGGATGAGGAAGGCGTGCTGATCGACAATTTCCTGATGGTCGATGAGAACGGGTTCCGCGAGGAGGCGCTGCGCGATCTGCTGCTGGATCACCCGTACCCGGTGCGCAACGTCGGCCAGAACATCGCTGATCTGAAAGCACAAGTCGCCGCCAACGAGCGCGGCGCGACCGAACTGCGCCGCATGGTCAGCGATTTCGGGCTGGATGTTGTGCAGGCTTATATGCAGCACGTGCAGGACAACGCCGCCGAGGAAGTGCGCCGCCTGCTGGGCCGGTTGAGCGATTGCCGTTATGAATACCAGACCGACACCGGACAGGTGATCAAGGTGGCGATCACGGTGGACCGCGAAAAACGTCAGGCAACAGTCGATTTCACCGGCACGTCAGACGCTTGGGAGAATAACTTCAACGCGCCCGAGCCGGTGACGCGGGCGGCGGTGCTCTATGTGTTCCGGGTGATGGTCGAAGCGCCGATCCCGATGAACGCGGGCTGCCTGCGGCCCATCACCATCATCGTGCCCGAGGGCTGCATGCTTGCGCCCAAATACCCGCGCGCGGTGGTGGCGGGGAATGTGGAGACCTCGCAGCACGTGACCAACGCGCTGTTTGGCGCGCTGGGGGCGATGGCGAACTCTCAGGGGACGATGAACAACCTGACCTTCGGCAACGAGACGTATCAGTATTACGAGACGATCTGCTCGGGCTCGCCCGCCGGGGTGATGAACGACGGGCGCGGCTATGACGGCACGTCAGGGGTGCATGTGCACATGACCAACTCGCGGCTGACCGATCCCGAGGTGCTGGAATTGCGCTTTCCCGTCCTGCTGGAGGAATTCGGGCTGCGCGATGGCTCGGGCGGCACCGGGCGCTGGTCGGCGGGTGAGGGGACGACGCGGACCATCCGGTTCCTCGAGCGGATGGATTGCGCGATCCTGTCGTCGCATCGTTCGCGCGCGCCCAAGGGGCTGGCGGGGGGCGGCGACGGGCAGCCGGGGCGCACGGTGGTGCGCCGCGCCAATGGCACCCGCGAAATCCTGCCCGCCTGCGCGCAGACGGTGCTGGAGGCGGGCGAGGCGGTGACGGTGGTCACGCCGACCTCGGGCGGCTACGGCAGCTGA
- a CDS encoding RluA family pseudouridine synthase, producing MDGDSLDIEVIIGANPPDRLDKALARDVPEEASLSRSRLVKLIGEGAVSRAGVVLSDTKAKVAEGDVIVIALEPAEALETLAEDIALSVVYEDAELIVIDKPAGMVVHPAPGTPRGTLVNALLHHCGDTLSGIGGARRPGIVHRIDKETSGLLVVAKTDRAHHGLAAQFEAHTVDRLYRALVNGVPDAGDPRLKGIKGINFEPGGVLKITTRLDRHRHDRQKQAVYFDRGRHAVTRAKVIESFGEPVQVSLMECRLETGRTHQIRVHMAHVGHGLVGDPVYGGRRKVSPNALPAGGAEAVAAFPRQALHAATLGFIHPASKERLTFQSPLPQDFQALLDVLTR from the coding sequence ATGGACGGGGATTCCCTGGATATCGAAGTGATCATCGGCGCGAACCCGCCCGACCGTCTTGATAAGGCCTTGGCGCGCGATGTGCCAGAGGAGGCCTCGCTGTCGCGCTCGCGGCTGGTCAAGCTGATCGGTGAGGGCGCGGTGTCGCGCGCGGGCGTGGTGCTGAGCGATACCAAGGCGAAGGTGGCCGAGGGCGACGTGATCGTCATCGCCCTTGAGCCAGCCGAGGCGCTGGAGACGCTGGCCGAGGATATTGCGCTGAGCGTGGTCTATGAGGACGCCGAGCTGATCGTCATCGACAAGCCGGCGGGGATGGTGGTGCACCCGGCACCCGGCACGCCGCGCGGCACGTTGGTGAACGCGCTGTTGCACCATTGCGGCGATACGCTGTCGGGGATCGGTGGGGCCAGACGACCGGGCATCGTGCACCGCATCGACAAGGAAACCTCGGGGCTGTTGGTGGTGGCCAAGACCGACCGCGCGCATCACGGGCTGGCGGCGCAGTTCGAGGCGCATACGGTGGACCGGCTCTACCGCGCACTGGTCAACGGGGTGCCGGATGCGGGCGATCCGCGCCTGAAGGGCATCAAGGGGATCAACTTTGAGCCGGGCGGGGTGCTGAAAATCACCACGCGGCTGGACCGCCACCGCCACGACCGCCAGAAACAGGCGGTGTATTTCGACCGGGGCCGCCACGCGGTGACGCGGGCGAAGGTGATCGAAAGCTTTGGCGAGCCGGTGCAGGTGTCGCTGATGGAGTGTCGGCTGGAAACAGGGCGCACGCATCAGATCCGGGTGCATATGGCGCATGTCGGGCATGGGCTGGTCGGCGATCCGGTCTATGGCGGGCGGCGCAAGGTCTCGCCCAACGCGCTGCCTGCGGGCGGGGCCGAGGCCGTGGCGGCATTCCCGCGTCAGGCGCTGCATGCGGCGACGCTGGGGTTCATCCACCCGGCAAGCAAAGAGCGGCTGACCTTTCAGTCGCCGCTCCCGCAGGATTTTCAAGCGTTGCTGGATGTGCTGACGCGCTGA
- a CDS encoding cupin domain-containing protein has translation MKDSVAAPSPADFVRAIAPITPATFFAEYFEKKHLVVRRQDPAYYADLLTVADIDRVLTQTMVGGDEMQLVKLGKALEADDFVMPSGFIDPVRVVRHFDEGSTMVLPGLQKRVPALAAYCRALETVFSCDLQTNIYFTPDNAQGFKTHYDSHDVIVLQVHGSKTWNIYESPLKLPLRSQAFKPEGFEAGALIDTFTLHAGDMAYVPRGVVHDARATEEISLHITTGLLAPRWIDLLVEAVSELALEDPAFRHSVPPGYANEGFERAEARTVFQNLLTRAMAGIDPDRTLDGFAHEYRRRRVPVVPGQLFQLFESEAIEPGTPVQRRPDLIYAIKVDGDEVALSVYGAEIVFPAHVEEALREALLLPAFVVGDLKADLDEAGQAVMMRRLVREGVFAIAG, from the coding sequence ATGAAAGATAGTGTGGCCGCGCCCAGTCCGGCGGATTTTGTCCGGGCCATCGCACCGATTACCCCGGCGACATTCTTTGCCGAATACTTTGAAAAGAAGCATCTCGTCGTGCGGCGCCAGGACCCGGCCTATTACGCCGATCTGCTGACGGTTGCCGACATTGACCGGGTGCTGACCCAGACGATGGTCGGCGGTGACGAGATGCAGCTGGTCAAACTGGGCAAGGCGCTGGAAGCCGATGATTTCGTCATGCCCTCGGGGTTCATCGACCCGGTGCGCGTGGTCCGGCATTTCGATGAAGGCTCGACCATGGTGCTGCCGGGGTTGCAAAAGCGCGTGCCCGCGCTGGCCGCCTATTGCCGGGCGCTTGAGACGGTTTTCAGCTGCGATTTGCAGACCAACATCTATTTCACCCCCGACAACGCGCAGGGCTTCAAGACCCACTATGACAGCCACGACGTGATCGTGCTGCAGGTGCATGGGTCCAAGACGTGGAACATCTATGAAAGCCCGCTCAAGCTGCCGCTGCGCAGTCAGGCGTTCAAGCCCGAAGGGTTCGAGGCCGGGGCGCTGATCGACACCTTCACCCTGCACGCGGGCGACATGGCCTATGTCCCGCGCGGCGTCGTGCATGATGCGCGCGCCACGGAGGAGATTTCACTGCACATCACCACCGGCCTGCTGGCCCCGCGCTGGATCGACCTGCTGGTCGAGGCGGTGTCCGAGCTGGCACTTGAGGATCCGGCGTTCCGCCACTCGGTCCCGCCGGGCTATGCCAATGAGGGGTTCGAGCGGGCCGAGGCGCGCACGGTGTTTCAGAACCTGCTGACCCGCGCCATGGCAGGGATCGACCCTGACCGCACGCTGGACGGTTTCGCCCATGAATACCGCCGCCGCCGCGTGCCGGTGGTGCCCGGCCAGCTGTTCCAGCTGTTCGAGTCCGAGGCGATCGAACCCGGCACGCCGGTGCAGCGCCGCCCCGATCTGATCTATGCGATCAAGGTTGACGGTGACGAGGTGGCGCTGTCGGTCTACGGGGCCGAGATCGTCTTCCCCGCCCATGTCGAGGAGGCGTTGCGTGAGGCCTTGTTGTTGCCTGCCTTCGTCGTCGGCGATCTGAAAGCCGATCTGGACGAGGCGGGGCAGGCGGTGATGATGCGCCGTCTGGTGCGCGAAGGTGTTTTCGCCATCGCCGGTTAA